The following proteins come from a genomic window of Stigmatopora nigra isolate UIUO_SnigA chromosome 9, RoL_Snig_1.1, whole genome shotgun sequence:
- the LOC144201825 gene encoding E3 ubiquitin-protein ligase RNF212B-like: MEWFHCNKCMVTRGSKFAVSSCGHVICKACIVTPEQCGACGSSCRYIAITDQMKPQEMVLFKDPVKLVQSRLEHISKIATFQQAQMRRATEYFKHKSVTLEKNLQELTDKSYRQIAELKRENADLKKQNMDLKSEMAELKKPLSQRRVSPGQYQKNGVQRISLPVGVTSPVTPPFGAIRLSDLPVWPRDRNLGSRTTPGSTTSLSSHSSHSHRTPINSPATRTSNIFQFPLMNSLSLHTPRH; encoded by the exons ATGGAGTGGTTTCACTGCAACAAGTGCATGGTAACAAGAGGATCAAAGTTTGCAGTGTCCTCTTGTGGACATGTCATCTGCAAAGCCTGCATTGTTACACCTG AGCAATGCGGTGCATGTGGAAGCAGCTGCCGTTACATTGCCATCACTGATCAG ATGAAACCGCAGGAAATGGTGCTTTTCAAGGATCCTGTGAAGCTTGTCCAGTCACGTCTAGAACATATTTCAAAG ATTGCAACTTTTCAGCAGGCCCAAATGAGAAGAGCAACGGAATACTTCAAGCACAAGTCAGTTACACTGGAAAAGAATCTTCAAGAACTCACTGACAAGAGTTACAG ACAAATTGCTGAATTGAAAAGAGAGAATGctgatttaaaaaagcaaaatatggaTCTTAAAAGCGAGATGGCAGAGCTGAAAAAGCCTCTTTCACAAAGAAGG GTTTCTCCTGGACAATATCAGAAAAATgg CGTACAAAGGATCTCTCTCCCAGTTGGTGTCACTTCTCCAG TTACACCTCCCTTTGGAGCTATCAG ATTATCGGATTTGCCAGTGTGGCCCAGAGACAGAAATCTTGGATCCCGTACA ACACCTGGATCAACCACTTCACTTTCTAGCCACAGTTCTCATAGTCACA GGACACCCATTAACAGCCCAGCCACGAG AACGTCAAACATCTTCCAGTTTCCGCTAATGAATAGTTTATCCTTACATACTCCTAGGCATTAA
- the LOC144201395 gene encoding zona pellucida sperm-binding protein 3-like, whose product MACAVMMAFIWHSALLLSLVAALSVFADVKLDCRPDFVSLVWTDRHHADSSLLRLGDCVPTSSSAREATFRVAYTSCNFRTMVTGNQVVHTNDLTYLSPDAQGETYVHHVVCVFGRPKDWSPVSYKPVFSTFGQSDLVFHMALMNEDFSGPAESTRFALGSFIPILARVEDNTHQPLLLLMEECIASTTPEKQPDHFYNIIGNKGCLLDSKISHSKFEQREVSSEMRLKLQAFRFALEEEVYIHCKLVAWDPSGIDSTKKACHFIKGHGWELVDNPAHNDVCDCCETSCKSRWSRSVTSGKRGISQNAVLGPLTITEVRL is encoded by the exons ATGGCATGTGCAGTCATGATGGCTTTCATTTGGCATAGTGCATTGCTCTTGAGCTTAGTTGCTGCTTTGTCAGTGTTTGCAG atgTCAAGCTGGACTGCAGACCTGATTTTGTGTCACTAGTGTGGACAGATAGACACCATGCTGATTCATCGCTTTTGCGTTTGGGAGACTGTGTTCCCACCAGTTCATCTGCACGTGAGGCAACTTTCAGAGTGGCATATACAAGTTGTAATTTCAGGACAATG GTCACTGGGAACCAGGTCGTGCACACCAATGACCTGACCTATTTGTCACCTGATGCTCAAGGGGAAACCTATGTCCACCATGTTGTTTGTGTATTTGGCAG GCCAAAAGACTGGTCCCCAGTCAGCTATAAACCTGTGTTTTCAACCTTTGGCCAGTCAGATCTAGTGTTCCATATGGCACTCATGAATG AGGACTTCTCTGGCCCAGCTGAATCAACTCGTTTTGCTCTCGGTTCATTCATCCCAATCTTGGCTCGAGTGGAAGACAATACACATCAGCCATTGCTCCTGTTGATGGAAGAGTGCATAGCTTCAACTACACCAGAAAAACAGCCAGACCATTTTTACAACATTATTGGCAATAAGGG ATGTCTTTTGGACAGCAAAATTTCTCATTCCAAATTTGAGCAAAGAGAAGTATCATCTGAAATGAGACTAAAGCTTCAAGCCTTTAGATTTGCTCTTGAAGAAGAG GTATATATTCACTGCAAACTTGTTGCTTGGGATCCATCTGGTATTGACAGCACCAAGAAGGCTTGCCACTTTATCAAAGGGCATGG GTGGGAGTTAGTGGACAACCCAGCACACAATGACGTATGTGACTGCTGTGAAACCAGTTGCAAATCCAGGTGGTCAAGGAGTGTCACTTCAG GGAAACGTGGAATCTCTCAAAATGCAGTCCTTGGACCGCTGACAATAACTGAGGTTAGACTCTGA